A stretch of DNA from Phycisphaerales bacterium AB-hyl4:
ACGCACTACCCCAAACGACGCAGCCTGAGAAAGCGCGTCCGCAAGTTTGGTTTCCGAGCACGCATGAAGACGAAGAACGGCCGCAAACTGCTGAACCGTCGCCGCCGCATCGGCAGCACGCTCGAAGTACGTCGCCGCTT
This window harbors:
- the rpmH gene encoding 50S ribosomal protein L34; the protein is MSTHYPKRRSLRKRVRKFGFRARMKTKNGRKLLNRRRRIGSTLEVRRRF